The Gemmatimonadota bacterium DNA window CCGTAGCCGGCCTGCGACGCCGCACCGAAGTCGCGGATGATCCAGTAGTTCACGGCCATCGACAGGAACATCAGGAAGAACTCGGCCCCAGCCGGAACGCCGATGCGGAGCAGGCGTCCCCGCACCTGAGGCGGGCGCAGCAACGTCCGGTTGAACGCGACCGACTTCTCCACCCGGCGAAAGTACGTGAAGAGGAGGGCGACCCCCACCACGACCGAGATGGTGCTCGCGAGTCCGGCACCCACCACGCCTAACGGGTGCCCCCGTCCCCATCCGGCAATGAGGACAGGGGCGAGCGCCGCGTTGAGCACGACGGTGAGCATCTGGACGACCATCATCGGCTTGGCGATCCCACTTCCGCGCAGCGCCGAGCCCATGGAGACCAGGGCGAACTGCATGGCGAGGGCAGGCAGGAAGCCGAACAGGTACGCGCGGTGCCGTTGCGCACCGTCTCCGCATCGGCACTGACCGTGCGCAGGTAAAGCGCCCGACAAGGGAAAGCCCGGCCGAGCGTGAGGGCGGCGGCGTGCCGCGAGCAGCACGCTCTGGTTGAAGACGAGGTTCGCGTCGGCGCGATCCTTCCGGCCGGCGGCGTGCGAGATGAGGACCATCGTCCCGACCCCCAGCACCTGCGTGAGGGCGATGACGATGAACTGGAGGTTGCCGGCAGCTGCAACACCGGCGATCGCGGCGTCGCCCAGTCGCCCGACGAAGTACAGGTCGATGAAGTAGTACGCCGTCTGGAAGACCATGCCGATGGCGAGTGGTGCCGCCATTCGTACGATGTGCGCCGGGATGGATCCCTGCGTGAGGTCGCGCATGCAGGGCGAGGACTAGAGAAAGGAGGCGTCGGCGAGATGGCGCGCGTGGTCGCGCAGGTCGCGAGGCCATGGGTCGGAGAGCGCAGCAGGCGTTCGCGGTCGCCGGCAAAGAGCGCGCGCGTGGCATCCTCGAAATGCGGCTGGTTGCCGAGCACGGCCGACATGAAGCGATACGCCGACTCCTGCGCGCGACGGACGCGGTCGCGCGAGACGCTCGCGCTTCGCGCCTGCTCCACCAGTCGACGGAGCGCCGCGGAGGCGCCTCCCGGTTGGGTGGCCAGCCAGTCCCAGTCGCGCGGCAGCATCGTCACCTCGCGCGCGACCACGCCCAGCTTGGGCCGGCCCGGTCCCTGCGGCGACTCGGTCGACTCGTCGTCGTCTCCGGGCGCCGGGGCGAGGGTCGCCGGCGCGGCGCCGACGGCGCGCGGGGTCGACGTCGACCGGCTCGCTGGTGACGGCGTCGAAGACGAGGACGGGGCCGCCCACGCCGCGTTCTGGGCGCCTGCACGGCGAGGGCGGCATTCGGCGAAGTCGCCCTGTACGCAATCAGTTGGTCGCCAGCAAAGGCGATGATCGGATTCGAAGTGCCGAGAGAGCATCGATCGCATCCACAGGCAAGGAGGTGCGATGATATTACCCGGATAAATCTCGAAGTCAATATCATCCGGGTTTTATTATCGGCGAGCGACGCCCAGCCCTCCTACTCAATTGCGAACGCGAAGCGTCGACCGTCCGCCGTCCACGCCAAAGATCTGGCCGGTGATCCAGTCGGCCTGATCTAGGCAGAAAGTCAGCGAGTGCGGCGACATCGTCGGGAGTGCCTAGCCGCTCCAAGGGGTGACTTCGCCAACGCCGTCGTCACCTGCTCGCTGCCGAGGAGTCGCTGCGCGAGTGGCGTCGCGGTGAGCGACGGGGCGATGGCGTTCACGCGGATGTCGGGCGCCAGCTCGGCGGCGAGCGAGAGCGCCAGTCCGTTGACGGCGGCCTGGCCATCCCAATGGAGGCGTGCATGGCAAAGGCCTGCGAGGCGGCAACGCTGGAGAAGAGGACGATCGACGTGCGGCCATCTCCCTTCCTGAGCGCGGCGAGCGCGCCCTGCACGGCGAGTGCGGCGCCGACCGCATTCACCTGGAAGTCGTGGAGAAAGTCATCGTTCGTGAGGCGCGCGAGTGGCCGGAGGTTGATGGTCCCGATGGCGTAGACCAGGTCCGTGGCAACACCTCGCCGGCCTCTGCCGACGCGCGTGCGGCGAGTGAGGGGTCGGTGACATCGCCAACGGTCCACGTGGCGCCCAACTCGGCGGCGAGCTCCTCGAGCGGTTCTTGGCGACGCCCCACGAGGTGCAGGCGATCCCCACGCGCATGCAGGCGTCGCGCGATGCACGAGCCAATACCGCCAGCGCCGCCGTAAATGAGTACAGTGCGAGACAACCAGACCTGCCAGCGAAGGGGAATGCCCACGTGCCTGACGAGGGCGCCGCGTTGACGCGCGGTTGCACCCGCCACACTACACGAGCGGGCGAACGCGTGAGCGCACGCTTCGGTTGCCGGCACGGCTACCACGATCCCGCTTGGACCGCACGGGGACGTCGCGGTGATGTGTGCGAACATGCCGCGCCACGAACGCGACCACGCGTCAGGCGGAACAGCGGTGCCGGTGGACGACGTTCAAGGGGAGCGCGTGCGATGCGTGGCACGCCGACCCATCCTCTCGCCGTCCGTACCTCGCCGTGCCATTCCAGACTCGCGCCGCGTTCGTCGCGGCGCTTTGTTCAGCGTCCCCTGGTTCCCGTGCGCCCCGCTCACGGCCAGGAACCCACGCCCGCCAGCCGTCCCGCCGAGCCGGGGTCATCTCGGGCCGCGCGTTCGATGCGGTGACTGAAGCGCCGCTCGCCGGGGTGACGATTCGTGTCATCGGGCAGGAGGCGGCCACGCAGTCGGATGACGCCGGGCGCTTCACGCTCGTGAACGTGCGTCCTGGCGTCGTGCAGCTCGAGGCGCGGCGCCTGGGCTACGCGCCGCTCATCAAGGCCGATGTCGCCGTCAGTGCGGGGAAGCCGGTGGTGGTGAGCCTCGCGCTCACGCGCCTGCAGGTGCAGCTGGAGGCGGTCACGGTGCGCCCCAGCGCCTTTCCGTCGCAGCCGCCAGCCGCAACCCCGGTCTCGAGCACGACGCTCTCGTCCGAGGAGCTGCGCCGCACGCCCGGGGCGTCGGAGGACGTGCTGCAAGCGCTGTCGATCGCCCCGGGGATCGCCACCACCACCGCCGGGCGCAACGACCTGTTCGTGCGTGGCGGCGCTGCGTACGAGAATCTCTTCGTCGTGGACAACATCGAGGTCCCGAACATCAACCATTTCGGGACCCAGGGGAACACCGGGGGGCCGCTCTCCCTCATCAACATCCGGTTCATCGACAACGCGACGCTCTCGGCAGGGGGCTTTGGCGTGCGCTACGGCGACCGCCTTTCGTCGGCGACGGTGCTCACGCTGCGCGAGGGGAACCGTGAGCGCGTATCGGGCGAGGTGAACCTCGCCGCGTCGCAGTATGGCGCCATCGTCGAGGGGCCACTCGGCAGCAAGGCGTCGTTCCTGTTCAACGTGCGGCAGAGCTATCTCGACCTGCTCTTCAAGGCGTTCGGACAGTCGTTCATCCCCCGCTATACCGACGCGGTCTTCAAGGCGACGTGGCGGCCGACCACACGTGACGCCATCTCGTTCCTGACCATCGGGGCCGTCGACCAGGTGTCGTTCACCAACGACGACGCCGATCAGCGCGTGGACAACTCGCGCATCCTGTCCCCCTCGCAGCGGCAGTATTTCTCCGGCCTCACGTGGAAGCGCCTGTTTGGACGTGGCGTGGCGACGACCACGCTGGGACGTACCTACACGCGCTATCGCACGGCGCAATTCGACTCGCTTGCGCCGCCGCAGAAGATCTTCGAGGCCAACACGGGCGAAGGGAGAATTCGTTGCGCAGCGACGTGACCTGGCAAGTGTCGCCCTCGCTCGGCTTCGATGCGGGGAACATCGCAAAGCTGGCCAGCGTGCTGCGCTACGACGTGACGATCCCGGGCGTCCTGCGGCGCGATGCGGGTGGGAACACGCGCCCGTTACGAGTGGACACGACATTCCGTGCCTTCCGCAATGCGACGTACGTGCAGGGGACGTGGCAGGCGACGCAGGCGTTGGCGGCTGTCGGGTGGGCTTCGCGGGGACTACTACGACTTCCTGTCGGAGTCGTTCGTGCTGTCGCCGAGGGCGAGCGCGACGTGGGCCGTTGATGCCGCCACCTCCGTGACGCTGTCGCTCGGCCGCTATCACCAGCCGCCGCCGTTCATCTGGCTCATCGGCGATCCGTCCAACGGTTCGACGCTTGCCCCGCTGCGCGCTGACCAGGCGGTGGTGGGGCTGCAGCGCGTGGTGGGGCGCGAATGGCGCTGGCAGCTCGAGGGGTTCGTGAAGCGCTACACCCAGTACGCGGCCCGCACCTTTCGCCCAAACGCCGTCCTGCAGCCGTCGGGATTCGACGACGTCTTCACCGACATCCCCTTTGGTCTCGAACCGGTCTCGTCTCGCGGTACGGGGCGCGTGTGGGGGGGCGAGGCGCTCGTGCAGAAGAAGCTCGGCCAGGTGCCGGTGTATGGCGTGGCGAGCGTGAGCTACAACCACACGTCGTTCACGGGGCTCGACGGGTCGTCAACGCGTGGTGCCTTCGACACGCCGATCGTTGCCAACGTCGTCGCCGGATGGCGTCCCAATGCGCGATGGGAGCTGAGCGGACGCATGCGCGCCGCGACCGGCCTTCCGGTCACGCCGTACATCGAGCGCGGCGGGGATGCCGGGACGCTCGACTTCACGCGCTACAATGCGGAGCGCCTCCCCTCGTTCTTCTCGGTGGATGCGCGTGTCGACCGACGCTGGCGCGTGGGGCGCACGCAGCTCGTGACCTTCATGGACATCCAGAACGTGAACGCGCGCGAGAACGTGACCGGGCTCCAGTGGGACCCGCGCGAGCAGCGCGTGGACCGCTCGGTGGGACTCAAGGTGCTGCCGACGATCGGGGTGAATTGGGAGTTCTAGTCGCCGTCGAGGGCCGTGCCTAACGCGCGCTGCCCGGCGCATGCCAAACCTCGCTCCCCGGTGGAAGGCGTCGTCATCCACCGGCCCCGATGCGGTGGGAGGATGCCAGCGGACGCGCAGCCGCATCGGCAGGCGGGAGGCTCCAGGGCGCGAGCGGCACGCTAACTGGGCGGCGCGCCTCGGGACGGGTTTAACGACAGGCCGAACTGCACGCCCCCCTCTGCCCCGGGAGCCACGCGCACGGGAAGCAGCCAGCGCTCCAGGCGGTTGCGGGGGTGCGCCCGCCCCCACCGTGCCACCACGCCGCCCGTCAGCGTGCCTAACGCGGCACCGGCCACGACGTCGCTCGCCCAGTGCTTGTCGTGGTAGATGCGCGAGAGCCCCACGAGGGTGGCCCCGGTGTACAACAGCGGCACGGCCACGCGCGCGCTTCCGGGCGCCGTGGCCCGCCACTCGGCGGAAAGCGCGCTCGCCGCGGCAAAGGCGGCCGACGTATGGCCGGACGGCATCGCGGTGTATCCCTCGCGGTGGCCGTGCCACCACTGGAAGTCGGAGGGGTCGCGCCCCTCGGAGACAAACGGACGCGCACGACCTGCGACATACTTCCCCAAGGTCGTGAGCGCCCCCGTGACGACGATCGCCTCGGTGACGCGGAGCCCTGCGGTGGCCAGCACCGGGCGATGCGCGACACGCCCGATGGCAAAGGCCGAAAGGCCACCGAGCAGGACACCGGGTTGCCCGGTGTACCGAAAGACCTCGGCGGTATTGCGCAGGGTCCGGTTGTCCTGCACCTCGCGCCGCTGGGCAGCACGGGCGACCCCTCGGTCGTTGTGGTACGCCACCGTGGCACCGAGGGCAAAGGCGCCGAGCATCGCGGCGTCGCGGCGACGGAAAAGCACGCCGTCAGATGCAATCCGGCGCGTGGAATCGCCACTGGCCTGTGCGACGAGCGGGGCGGGGAGCGAGAGCGCCAGCGCGGCGGCGAGCGCTACGCCCGACACCGGTGCGGCGCGGAGGGATCGAAGGGAGCCATGAACGGTCACCCCTGCACGATGCCACGCGTCGATCCCTCGCGCCATTAGCTTCCCTCCCCATGATCCGACTTCTCTGCGCCGACGTCGACGGCACCCTCGTTGGCGCCAACGGCGTCGTGCACCCCGATATCTGGCCCGCGGTCGACCGCGCGCGCGCCGCCGGCATTCGCCTGGCGCTCTGCTCCGGCCGCCCCGCATTCGGCATCACCCGCGACTACGCGGAGCGGTTGGCTCCCGATGGCTGGCACATCTTCCAGAACGGGGCGAGCGTGGTGCGCTTCCCCGACGGGCGCACGCACTCGGTTCGGCTCGATCCCACGCAGGTGCAGGCGCTGATCGCGCGAGCCCGCGCCACCGGGCGCACGCTCGAACTCTACAGCGATCTGGACTACGCCGTTGAAGAGGACTCCGAGAGCACGCG harbors:
- a CDS encoding carboxypeptidase regulatory-like domain-containing protein, with amino-acid sequence MTEAPLAGVTIRVIGQEAATQSDDAGRFTLVNVRPGVVQLEARRLGYAPLIKADVAVSAGKPVVVSLALTRLQVQLEAVTVRPSAFPSQPPAATPVSSTTLSSEELRRTPGASEDVLQALSIAPGIATTTAGRNDLFVRGGAAYENLFVVDNIEVPNINHFGTQGNTGGPLSLINIRFIDNATLSAGGFGVRYGDRLSSATVLTLREGNRERVSGEVNLAASQYGAIVEGPLGSKASFLFNVRQSYLDLLFKAFGQSFIPRYTDAVFKATWRPTTRDAISFLTIGAVDQVSFTNDDADQRVDNSRILSPSQRQYFSGLTWKRLFGRGVATTTLGRTYTRYRTAQFDSLAPPQKIFEANTGEGRIRCAAT
- a CDS encoding TonB-dependent receptor, with the translated sequence MRRTCRGRGRRRRRWRLSGGLRGDYYDFLSESFVLSPRASATWAVDAATSVTLSLGRYHQPPPFIWLIGDPSNGSTLAPLRADQAVVGLQRVVGREWRWQLEGFVKRYTQYAARTFRPNAVLQPSGFDDVFTDIPFGLEPVSSRGTGRVWGGEALVQKKLGQVPVYGVASVSYNHTSFTGLDGSSTRGAFDTPIVANVVAGWRPNARWELSGRMRAATGLPVTPYIERGGDAGTLDFTRYNAERLPSFFSVDARVDRRWRVGRTQLVTFMDIQNVNARENVTGLQWDPREQRVDRSVGLKVLPTIGVNWEF
- a CDS encoding phosphatase PAP2 family protein gives rise to the protein MTVHGSLRSLRAAPVSGVALAAALALSLPAPLVAQASGDSTRRIASDGVLFRRRDAAMLGAFALGATVAYHNDRGVARAAQRREVQDNRTLRNTAEVFRYTGQPGVLLGGLSAFAIGRVAHRPVLATAGLRVTEAIVVTGALTTLGKYVAGRARPFVSEGRDPSDFQWWHGHREGYTAMPSGHTSAAFAAASALSAEWRATAPGSARVAVPLLYTGATLVGLSRIYHDKHWASDVVAGAALGTLTGGVVARWGRAHPRNRLERWLLPVRVAPGAEGGVQFGLSLNPSRGAPPS